Genomic window (Ananas comosus cultivar F153 linkage group 1, ASM154086v1, whole genome shotgun sequence):
CTCAAAATCCTAGCAGTCATATCTTCCGGTCGAACGTAATCTGCCTACAAGGTCATGTGTCTTACTcacaaaaaataacttaaagGTGGCATAAACTAGTGCCTGGAACATCCAATCATACTCCTCATTTACCAATCACTGCACTTAACCTTCAGTAAACAAAAATGTTGTGTGGAACATGGTGCTCATGCATCCAAAATGGCCACAAATTCAAAAGTAAGATTTGAACCCAagtatcaaattcaaaatgatgAATTTATTTCAATGcaacataaacaaaaaaaattaatagacaCAGGTTGATTCCAATAATAACACACCAATCGACCAATATCAAAGGAGAAGTCGGCAACGCCGCGGTCCTTGAAGAACTTGCTCACTTCTTCGAGCACTTGCGGGCGGTCCAGATCCCACTCATGCGTGCACCCTGAACACCTAGGATCtcaccaaaaaaatatatatatacattaataaaaaataatttaagggTCCTGCTTGGAATTTGGCTCACTAATTTCTAATTTGATGCGAGATAACGCAAAAACTTATCTCCCATTTCAATTCGATCCCCAAAACTCGATTTGACTCAGGAAAGCTCactaaaaagtaaaaaccaGTGTTCCCAAGCCACAAAAAAATCCGCTTTATGAGGATTTATGcactaaattacacttttcgAGCTGAATTTAAGCTGCTTGCACCAAATTAGACTTAGCAGAACTATACAACAGCGAGTTTTCTGTGCCAAATCAAACTCTTAGGGCCAAATCGTAGTAAGAACGAAATTAGTGAGATTGATATGAAAGAGAAATTTGGGTCAAATTGCAACTGCGACAAAGTTACCAGATTTTTGTGAtgttaatcaaaaaaataatcagaaaTAGACGACCATGAGAAGGGATTAGGGTTAGGACTTACGATTGGAAGTGCGGGCACTGGAGAGCGCAAGAAGAAGCGGAGGCGgcggacgaggaggaggaggaggaggaggagggagagaggggttggAGGTGGAGATGATTAGGGTTTTTAGGGCTTCTAGGGTTCTTGTAGGGTTCGGTGCGAGGAGGAGGGGCGGCGGGGGCGAGCCGCGCCGTGACGAACGTCACCGAGAGTAGCGCCGccaccattttttttcctttttttttttttttttttttttgttctacgGGCGTCCGCACCGGAGAAAGCGTGCGGTGCGGAACTGCGCATATGCGAAGCAAAGCGAAGCACACTGTAGTAGTGTATACTGTATACAGCGGAGGAGCGTGATAAAATCCTAGGATATTAGTTAACTAGACTAAATTACGAAATTACCCCTGTATTAAATGTGTAgagtaaatttattttattaattttaactttggcTATATCTGTAATTTGTGTAAATCTCTTGATCACGATGTTCTGATTGTCCAAATTCGACCTCTATCTGCTCTCAAAAGTGTGCATAATATTGCGCTTATTTTAAGTcgaccaaatttataatattttgatgatTAGCACGCGGCGATCACCACATTATCTATATTtagtcaatcatatttttttttagagaagatTACAATGTATGATAAAataagtgaaatttaaaaaagcaatttgattgattgaaaatatcaaatcagTAATATGACTGTcacattttagactttttttcaTAACGGCGGGGGTTTTTTTCATAATGGCGGGGGTTCAAGGAGGTCGAGATTTGAACCTGGCATGCGGTTAATCTGTAGTTTATAATGTATGAAAAAGTTTGGAGATAAATGTATTTAAGTGAATAGTTTAGGAACAAAGTCATCTATATTATCGCCACATTTGGAGAGTTTTATAGCATTCCTAACAGTTGCAGTCTCATGGTTCCAACTTTTGTGTTGTTCACTCCAAatgttgtaaattttatttccaACCTCAACACTTTGATGAATGATTACGACCCTTCATGATCAGCACAGTATATTAATTTGGCGCAAAAACTTATATGTGTAGATCATTGTTTAATTTTGAACATTCTTCATTGTTTCAAATGATCACCCCTAGTTCGTTCTTATTGCCGATCGAAGAACGCGATCACTGCATCGTACACGATCTGCTTTGCAGATACCCCCATAACGAAATCGGCGTGGGCGTAGTCCTTCACAAACTGAACGGTCAGCTTATCGCCTTCGTGGAATTTGAGATCATCCAGCAGCAGCTCAACGTCACGAACGTCAGAGAGCGAGTCTTGGCCGCCGTAGCTCAGGAACAAAGGCAAGCTCTTCGGGATGTTCGACATGTTGTAGATCGGGGGCGTGCTCTGCCCGTAGTACTCGATGTTCGCCTCTCCCCTCCCGTAGTCGTACTTCGTTAAAACGCCATCTCGAAAAGCTGTAACATATTGACAATATTGTTCAACTTATGATGAAAACATAGGTCACAAACTGAAGAACAAATTTTCGTATAATGTCACCAAAaactatatatgcatgatatGATTTTTAATGTGTGTAGCTCAGAAGGTGTGCTAAGAAGCTTACTTTGAGCCAAATGGACCATTGTCTTCGTCGACGTCGGCTGCGGTTCGTACTTGAGGAAGAGCTCAACTGTGGAGGCATTGAGGCAACAATTGTTCCCTAGAGAGAGAACAAATGTATTTGATGGatcttttttcagaaaaaaagaaaaggagaaaattttATTGATCTTTTGTTGAAAACCAACCTGTGAAGGCTCTCATGAGGTCATAGCAATCCACATTTGGATCAAGGCAGAGTGTCTTCAGCAGGTTTGTTACATCCTTCCTATTTCCAAAATTAATGCAAAACTGTTAGCTAGTTAATTTATTCTCCAGTATATTGTTTGAGATAAGTTACAAATGGGTAAAATTTGCACAACCCTGTGGGGTTAAATTCCGCGATTCCGAGCCAATTGGTTATGATCTGATTAAGAAGCAgcataaaataaaatcagcatTTAGTCATCTAAACTTAGAAAATAAAGATAAGTTAAACAAATTGGTAAACATAGGCTATaggtgtatatatgtatatacttcTCCAATGAAGGCTTTGGCACAGAGAATGCCAATGGGGGTGGTCATATGAGTGAGATAAGCTATTGGACTTAAAAGTGCTGCTGACTGGACCTTATCCACCAGCTTCCCTTCAGAGAAGGATGCAAGAGCTGTCAGAGTACCCTGTGAcagaagaaatttttaaaaaaaaaaaaaaaaaaaaaacaaagcccAGTTTAGTTTTGCTGGTTCTCTTTATCTTGTATTTAATAGTTGGATTATGGACTGAGTTTGTGGGTTTAGAAGAGAGATCCATTGTTGGACATGAATCTACTTTtacaagtttaaaatttttctagttTAAATTGCACCAATTTGTTATTTGAATCTCACTATTTTGGTTTGTTCCTTATCTTCTAGCCTACTAAAATTTGCTAGTAACAATTGCACATTTcttcatttaaaaaattttcttgcaattatttgaCTTAGACCTGAACTTCTACAGTAAGtaatactaataaaaaaaatattatgcaaGACACATTCTGCATGTAATGCTGAATTAAAAGTAATTTTATAACATTACGTGGGTTTTAAATTGTATGCATGATTCAGAGACTATCCAATCAGCCACGTGGTGTTGTGCAAAATGTGTTTCATACGAAATGTGTAAGACATATCGTATAGAAATTATCAAATACTACTAGAGTgaagatttttaataatttattcttcACTAAATTTCTCTTGATGACTTCAAAAGTCAGCAGTAAAAATTCTGTAGAAATTCTAACCGGAGCTTCTATTTTTGAGGTCAAGAGTTATATTTGGATTTAAGCTCGACACATTTTGCACCTTTTGTTGCAACAACCAACACACTATTGCAAACCATTTGATCTTATTTtgatcatttaaattttgaatgaacAATTTAAGAGTGTGAGGAGGAATTTAAAAGAAGGATTGGGAAAGAACTTTTACTAACCATGGAGTGACCAACATAATGCAGCTTCTGCCCTGTTTTACTATACACAAAGTCAAAAGTAGCAGGGAGTTCATTGGTAACAAGCTCATCCCAAGACCAAGCCCAATAAGCCTACAAATAGTAATCACCATAATTAGCAATGAATGATTTGCAAATCAAGAGAGGTTTTAAAGTTaagattttgtaaaaatttagtGTACAAAGAGAGAAACTAATGTCGTAGATTAACCGTGCTAGATGGGTCGAGGGAGACGTGACGACGACTCCATCGAGTTCCTCTCGTGTTCGCGATCCACACATCGAACCCGTGGTCTGCTAAGACGAATGCGAGCGATTGTTGGGGCGAATTAAGCAGCCATGTTATGCCATCCTGCAAATGTTTTTGAGCTCATGGACTGTAACGCTCCAATAGTCCAGCatcgaataaaaaaataattctgattgaAATATATGAGACCTCGTATCTtggtaataataattgggcttaaacattttgagccACTAGTTTGAattcaacgagttattattgctagcgggtcaaGTTGTTAAAATTGGTATCAGAATCAAATACTAGCAAAAAaaatgtgagagctaagtgctatacgGAATAAAATGCTACACGAGGGGTTTGATGGGAGCTAGGCTCCACaccttattaataataattggacttaAACGTTTTAAACCAATGATTTGAACctataacaaattattattattaccggATCAAGTCGTTAAATAAACTTAGTTCATTAGTTCACTAGTAATTTGATGCGTACACTAGAAACAAAAAGTGACTAGCATATATCCCATATACAAAGTTAATTATATTCCCTGTATCttgtgtaaataaataaatgtatcaTTAAATgaacagcatatatatatatatatatatatatatatatggtacataattattatatatatgcatatggcAAATTCTCAGAATaggcaaagaaaaataaaaatccttcTATAAGTTATAACCATAAAGTAAAATTCCAAATATGAAAAAACATATGCACAACTAAAGtgatacatacatatatagtaaaaaaaaaaaaaagttataaccATACCATTAAAACCCCATGTTGCAATAGCACAGGTTGCCTCCTTTTTCCGTCGTCattgccgccgccgctgccgtttacgcctcctccccctctctGCGGGATCCTTTGCATGCTCAATATATATCCATCTTGAGTTGTCACCTAAAAAAgccaaacataaaaaaaaaaaaaaaaaaatttaacttccACAACATCAGTGTAATTTCGTacgaaaatttgaatttattcgAAAGAAACTGATTAAACTTATAGAAGGAATTTTCACATAAACAACCTCATATTCTTCACATTTGTAACCGCGGGGGATCACCATCAACGCGCATGGCCCTGTCGTTTCAGGCGATGGCACGGCAATGTCCGACCGAGTAAGCGCGCGAGCTCGAGTGAGACCGAATTGGATACATATGTAGAGAAGAATAGAGAGAGTGGTCCATGCCATGCCATTGTAACCCATATTTGTTGTTAGTAAATATGTTAGTAGAATAAAAGGATGCAACATATATATACTGTAGGGGGGTGGCTTTTAAAAGCTTTTAAAAAAGGAAGGGGGAGGGAaattgaggagagagagaaaaagaagtgcGAAAGCAAAGAGagaatagagtttttttttccctctacgatgtgataaatgactcaaatgtTGATGCCTTAGAAAGTGTGGGGCTTCTCTTTTTGGCTTACTTTATTGGTTATATGTATAACATGTTGTCGAGGGCGTACAGGCTTGGGATTTAGAAGTTGACGTTCATTCGGTTTGGGATAGATGGGTGGGCAAGAAGGGGCCGCAATCTACGCCTAATAGGATCCCGGAATTAGCGGCCTGTTGGTGGATCATTTGGGAGAACAGAAATGATACGATCTTCAAAATGATTCAATTGGACTCCCTGAGAGTTGTTTGTAAGGCTAAACAGTTGTCGAGCTCTTGGATCAATTTTTGTCAATTAatcggtattttttttttcatccttcTCGAGATCCGGATGAATGAAGCGAATACCATACTACCTtattctaataaataaataaaaaaaaaacatgttgtGGGGAAATGAGGATGGGATTTGATGCTAAGGCTAGTTGAAGTAATCATTGTTGCAAAGTAGTGAAGAATCATTAATGTTCACACTAGAGggaaaattagttaaaaaaaaaaaagaaaaaaaaaaaagtgggcaTGAACTTTTGGTTATTATGCTTTTGGGGTAGCTTTTAATTGACTTGAATAGGCTTTTATTATACACACTTTGTAGATTGATATCATTGAGTGAGAACTAAAGTCCTTGCGTCCAAATTCAcaaccaaataaatataatattttttaaattaaaatcaaatcatCTATTAACAGAGTATTTACTATACGCAgatcaaataaataaagaaagaaaataattccttacttattttctattttactgaGTTTTGCTAAAATATATACATGCGcatgagaaaaaaaacaaaaaatacgaGTTCCCATAAGAACATGTGTAGACAACGCGAGTGCGTTGGGATATTGTGGAAACGTATACATCATCCACAATAGCCTTTTGCGTTACGGAGAGGCCccaaagaaaacatatatatatacacacatgcaCCTCAATTTTGTTCTCAGGGTTACGTAGATAGAGATATTTTTGAGGATGGGGTTTGTTAATGAATTATTGTAGTTGTTGTTgctaggaagagagagagagagagagggccacACGTGTGACGTGGCTACAGGAACTCCCTACAACAAACCAATTTGGGACCGACCACTTCACACGTGGGATCCTCTTAACACGTGGAAATTTATGATAAGAGTATAGAATTTTTTGTACTCATGAAGTTTTGTTTGGTATTACGAAAATATTACGTCATATATTATGAGAAAGTATGATAGAAAAAtgtcatatttatttttgtatataatattgCGTTTTGTATATCGTAATGAgtcgattatgatatattttttacagtcCCATCGAAGAACGtagaaatatatccctatatatttttatcccgacttaattttatctaatagcgtcaaatatacctcaataccaaactaagcctaactcgttttcgataatggagcttccgaatcgatgatccactcggttaaatatgatatagagtatttgaaacttttaaaaaataaatttcgtaatttttcgaaatcataataaaatccatcaagcggACATAAAATAGATTATCAAAATTGAACaatatcctaaaaatggatTATCAGAtttttcaattcaagatcggagttattaatctctatctagatagtgaatagaattttctatcacaTTCAaccaattttgattcttttacaccgctaaactagcaagtattccatacccgccgttaaaaattgccaattttgagatattttgatcgaaaggtaaataatgtccaaaaattataaaatttgacttctaaaaattttaaatgctctagataatgtttaacagtatggatcgtcgattcggaagctgtatcatcgaaaacaacttatgagtacgagagggatcgtactcataagaatacAGCAGCCGGAAtgatccaaatcgacgatcagcacccttacatataatttatatcacTTAAAACATCTATAGAAACTAAATGTCAcagtttttcgatattattctcttatctaTCAAGTAGACAAGAAAATGAACGGTTGGAAATGAAtatcatttaaaatttgatgataggagttttgtaatcaagatcaaaagtatagatcttacttaaatagtttaaaagattttctaactaaattcaattaatttgactATCTTTGTGttgttaaacaagaaaacgtctcatattgaccattaaaattataatttttgaaacatTAGGTCAGTGATGTCggtaatttaatttctaaatatttcaaatagtaTAAGATTATATCAACagtaccgatcatcgattcggaggctctatcataaaaaacgaATAGATGACAACAAAACTCGTTTGCTATTTATCGCATTTcaaactcaactctctctatatatacaccaCCTACGATTCTAATCagcaataatataataaagttttaattaaGCGTTAAAATCTTTTTAAGTCGTGAAACTAGGATTCTAATCAGCACTAACAGAGAATTCCCTTTGAAAAGAGAATCATCAGACTCCAAAATTTATGCATAATTACAGAATCCTTgattattttctgaatttgttttaatttttcctttaaAGAAAAACATTCTTCCTTTTGATCTTTTCCACATAGAAATGCACATTCACACCCCCTCAAACATGATCAAGAGTCTGCTTTATTTGATTCAGtagatacatacatacatacatacatacatatacatatacatatacatatacatatacatatacatatacatatatatatgtatatatataaggagtACATTTTTGTTCTATCTCTCTCATTTAATTTCTATACAAATTTCTCACCATTGCCAAGAAAATAGCTCTTTATGAACATATATAAGATCCTAGAATCTAAGATAAGATAGTACANTCTATTTTACTGAGTTttgctaaaatatatatatatatgcgcatgagaaaaaaaacaaaaaatacgaGTTCCCATAAGAACGTGTAGACAACGTGAGTGCGTTGGGATATTGTGGAAACGTATACATCATCCACAATAGCCTTTTGCGTTACGGAGAGGCCccaaagaaaacatatatatatacacacatgcaCTGATCAATTTTGTTCTCAGGGTTACGTAGATAGAGATATTTTTGAGGATGGGGTTTGTTAACGAATTAttgtagttgttgttgttgttgttgttagagagagagggagagagagagagggagggccACACGTGTGACGTGGCTACAGGAACTCCCTACAACAAACCAATTTGGGGACCCACCACTTCACACGTGGGATCCTCTTAACACGTGGAAATTTGTGATAAGAGTATAGAATTTTTCGTACACATAAAGTTTTGTTTGGTATTACGAAAATATTACGTTATATATTATgagaaaatatgataaaaaaatatcatattatttttgtatataatattgCGTTTTGTATATTgcaatgagtcggttacgatatattttttgcagtcCCACCGAAGAACGTAGAAATAtatccttatatatttttatcccgacttaattttatctaatagcgtcaaatagacctcaataccaaactaagcctaactcgttttcgataatagagcttccgaatcgatgatccactccgttaaatatgatctagagtatttgaaacttctaaaaaataaatttcgtaatttttcgaaattataataaaatctatcaagcggacataaaataaatggtcaaaattgaacaatatgctaaaaatggatgatcagatttttcaattcaagatcggagttattaatctctatctagatagtgaatagaattttctatcaaattcaaccaattttgattcttttaccccgctaaactagcaagtattccatacccgccgttaaaaattgccaattttgagatattttgatcgaaaggtaaatgatgtccaaaaattataaaatttgacttctaaaaattttaaatgctctagctaatgtttaacggtatggatcgtcgattcggaagctgtatcatcgaaaacaacttatgagtacaagagggatcgtactcataagaatacAGCAGCCGGAAtgatccaaatcgacgatcagcacccttaaatataatttatatcactTAAAACATctatagaaactaaatttcacactttttcgatattattctcttatctaTCAAGTGGACAAGACAATGAACGATTGGAAataaatatcatttaaaaattgatgataagagttttgtaatcaagatcaaaagtatagatcttatttaaatagtttaaaagattttctaactaaattcaattaatttgactATCTTTGTgttgttaaacgagaaaacgtctcatattgaccattaaaattataatttttgaaaccctttgaccATTAGGTCAGTGATGTCggtaatttaatttctaaatatttcaaatagtaTAAGATTATATCAACagtatcgatcgtcgattcggaggttctatcatcaaaaacaaatagaTGACAACAAAACCCGTTTGCTATTTATCGCATTTcaaactcaactctctctatatatacaccaGCTACGATTCTAATCagcaataatataataaagttttaattaaGCGTTAAAATCTTTTTAAGTCGTGAAACTAGGATTCTAATCAGCACTAACAGAGACTTCCCTTTGAAAAGAGAATCATCAGACTCCAAAATTTATGCATAATTACAGAATCCTTgattattttctgaatttgttttaatttttcctttaaAGAAAAACATTCTttcttttgatcttttccaCATAGAAATGCACATTCACACCCCCTCAAACATGATCAAGAGTCTGCTTTATTTGATTCAGtagatacatacatacatacatacatatacatatacatatatacatatatatatatacatatacatacatacatatacatatatatgtatatatataaggagtACATTTTTGTTCTATCtctcttatttaatttctataCAAATTTCTCACCATTGCCAAGAAAATAGCTCTTTATGAACATATATAAGATCCTAGAATCTAAGATAAGATAGTACATGATCTCATGCAGTAGTTACATTTAACTGCAACCCATTATTGAAGCCAAAGACATGGCATGCACTCTTAGACAGCGCATTGCCGCGAACTCACTTTCGCGCTCCGCTCATCGAAACCTATACGCTGAGGCGAGATCGGAAAGCAACACCGCAGCGTACTCGGCACCTTCTCTTTCTTTGGAGCACTAAATTCAAAGCCAAAAGGATTTGAATCCAATGGTTTGAGGAATTCGACACTCTCGAGTTTGTATGTGTTCTCTTCGGCAGCATTTTGCTTGTTGAGTGGCTTCTCATCTTGCTTTGCTTCCAGGAAAAGGTCAGCTAGTTTCTTCCTGCTAGTCGGAGAAGGTTCCGTATTCGGGTCGGCAAATTTTGCGACAGAAATAACAACATCAGTTCTCAGCGTCGAAGGCGCGATTATCTGATAGTTAGGTGTACTACCTCGCGACGGGGTGAAATCTGTAAGGAAAACAAAAACATCACAAGAACATCACGGTGAATTGTGATTAGTCCTGTGAACAAGTCAGTTAAACAGATCAGTCCCTGATCGCACCATAGACATTGTTTTTAGAATGTCATATCCCCTGTTTCAATCTAAACTCGAATCACCCAGACAATCATGGGCATGTTTACAATTGCAAGAAAAATACGATAAGATCACAGACTAATCTGTTTGAATGCAAAATTCAGACACCAAATTGCATTTCATGAAAGTTCAGAGGACACCAAATTGCATTTCATGAAAGTTCAGAGGATACCCATAGCTTTAATTCTAATCAAGCGCTCAGATATGAAAAATGAGAACGAATTGTCGGTAGAGCGAGAGGAGATGAGAGTTACCTCCATTAACACTGAAAAAGTCATCCTCACAGTCGGAGTCCAACCATGCTCGCGAATCAAAGAAAAATTCCTCCTTACTTCCTGCCGCTAGCGCAAAGGATTATAGGATCAGAAAATATGTAGCTTGCCAAAAGCTTAAAAATCCTCATACAATAACTTAAGCCTCATACAatttttgttaagaaaaatatGTAAAACAAAATTCTTGAGTGA
Coding sequences:
- the LOC109719364 gene encoding uncharacterized protein At3g27210-like isoform X1 yields the protein MGACASIHKSPRVVIVGIGSKAKRIFTASPTKERPLNGKNPVGEFHSEEKHVESSELAAGSKEEFFFDSRAWLDSDCEDDFFSVNGDFTPSRGSTPNYQIIAPSTLRTDVVISVAKFADPNTEPSPTSRKKLADLFLEAKQDEKPLNKQNAAEENTYKLESVEFLKPLDSNPFGFEFSAPKKEKVPSTLRCCFPISPQRIGFDERSAKVSSRQCAV
- the LOC109719364 gene encoding uncharacterized protein At3g27210-like isoform X2 gives rise to the protein MGACASIHKSPRVVIVGIGSKAKRIFTASPTKERPLNGKNPVGEFHSEEKHVESSELGSKEEFFFDSRAWLDSDCEDDFFSVNGDFTPSRGSTPNYQIIAPSTLRTDVVISVAKFADPNTEPSPTSRKKLADLFLEAKQDEKPLNKQNAAEENTYKLESVEFLKPLDSNPFGFEFSAPKKEKVPSTLRCCFPISPQRIGFDERSAKVSSRQCAV
- the LOC109726708 gene encoding uncharacterized protein LOC109726708 — its product is MVAALLSVTFVTARLAPAAPPPRTEPYKNPRSPKNPNHLHLQPLSPSSSSSSSSSAASASSCALQCPHFQSCSGCTHEWDLDRPQVLEEVSKFFKDRGVADFSFDIGRLWEWRCRAKLAIRGTPEIPLVGLYQEGTHCVVDIPQCRAHHPSINAAVDLLKQGMLF
- the LOC109718278 gene encoding triacylglycerol lipase 2: MVIPRGYKCEEYEVTTQDGYILSMQRIPQRGGGGVNGSGGGNDDGKRRQPVLLQHGVLMDGITWLLNSPQQSLAFVLADHGFDVWIANTRGTRWSRRHVSLDPSSTAYWAWSWDELVTNELPATFDFVYSKTGQKLHYVGHSMGTLTALASFSEGKLVDKVQSAALLSPIAYLTHMTTPIGILCAKAFIGEIITNWLGIAEFNPTGKDVTNLLKTLCLDPNVDCYDLMRAFTGNNCCLNASTVELFLKYEPQPTSTKTMVHLAQTFRDGVLTKYDYGRGEANIEYYGQSTPPIYNMSNIPKSLPLFLSYGGQDSLSDVRDVELLLDDLKFHEGDKLTVQFVKDYAHADFVMGVSAKQIVYDAVIAFFDRQ